One region of Quercus lobata isolate SW786 chromosome 2, ValleyOak3.0 Primary Assembly, whole genome shotgun sequence genomic DNA includes:
- the LOC115977784 gene encoding pathogen-related protein-like, with protein MASSSVGQEKYRSFLSEEVKNTKWRFGVPNYDVVNKLFEEGRTKIWLPGSLEEKVQNFVKTWEMEFFHKIDPDEFKSIDPKKFTFSVNGGKALNLEEIGKLGGGYNPLLQTSLPEKLRVYNPDEETAASSHKVFTTTFPRGFALEILQVYTGPPVMVYKFRHWGYMEGPFKGHAPTGDIIELFGIAIFEVDEQMRAVKVEFFYDPGQLLGGLLKGTSLDGSSAEEPSSSCPVLRSTG; from the exons ATGGCATCCTCAAGTGTTGGGCAAGAGAAGTATCGATCCTTCTTGAGTGAAGAAGTGAAGAACACCAAATGGAGGTTTGGGGTACCTAACTATGATGTTGTCAATAAGCTCTTTGAAGAAGGCAGAACTAAG ATATGGCTTCCTGGGTcacttgaagaaaaggtgcagaacTTTGTAAAGACATGGGAAATGGAATTTTTCCATAAGATCGACCCAGATGAGTTTAAATCCATTGATCCCAAGAAATTTACTTTCAGCGTAAATG GAGGGAAGGCTTTAAATTTGGAAGAAATAGGCAAACTTGGGGGAGGCTATAATCCGCTGCTTCAGACCTCCCTGCCAGAAAAACTCAGGGTTTACAATCCAGATGAAGAAACAGCGGCTTCTTCTCATAAAGTTTTCACTACAACATTCCCACGTGGTTTTGCTTTGGAGATTCTCCAAGTTTATACTGGGCCACCTGTGATGGTGTACAAATTCAGGCATTGGGGTTATATGGAGGGCCCTTTCAAAGGCCATGCCCCAACTGGAGATATTATTGAACTCTTTGGAATTGCCATTTTTGAG GTGGATGAGCAGATGAGAGCAGTGAAGGTGGAGTTCTTTTATGACCCTGGGCAGTTACTCGGAGGTCTTCTGAAAGGCACTAGCTTGGATGGTTCTTCTGCTGAAGAGCCAAGTTCAAGCTGCCCTGTGCTCAGGAGCACCGGGTAG